From Sphingobacterium bambusae:
GTACCATCACATCTGGATAGCGCCGTATCGGTGAGGTGAAGTGTGTATAATAGTCAAAAGCAAGGCCGTAGTGGCTGGTGCTCTTTGTGGTGTATATGGCCTTTGCCATGGAGCGAACGGCAAGGGATGTCAGTAGGTTTTGCTCCTTGCTGCCTTCTATCTTGGTCATCAAGGCGTTCAGTGATTTTGCGGTTTCTTTATCGCTCTTGATGGATAGCTTGTGTCCGAATCGTGAGGCAAATTGCGAGAAGGTGGTTAGAGTTTCCGGGTTTGGCGTGTCGTGGAAACGATACACGAAGGTAAGCTTATTTTTGCCACGGCCTTGTTTACCGATGTATTCTGCAACCTTACGATTGGCCAACAGCATGAAGTCTTCAATGAGTTTATGGGCATCTTTGCGCACCTTCGTGTAGACTCCTGTGGGCTTTCCGTTTTCGTCCAAATGGAATTTTACCTCCTCGCTTTCGAAGCTGATGGCTCCATTTTTAAATTTACGTTCCCGCAAAATGTAGGCAAGCTCGTTCAGTTTTAATATTTCGCTGGCAAAGTCGCCTTCTTTTTGTTCGATCACTTCTTGGGCTTCCTCATAGGTAAAGCGACGGTCAGAGTTGATAACCGTTCTGCCAAACCACTGGTCGATGACATTTGCTTTTTCGTCCATTTCGAAGACAGCCGAGAAGCAGAGTTTTTCCTCGCGCGGTCGTAGCGAACAGACGCCGTTGGAGAGTCGCTCTGGCAACATCGGGATAACTCGGTCTACAAGATATACAGATGTGCCGCGCTCGAAGGCTTCCTTATCAAGCGGACTGTCTGGAATAACATAATGAGAAACGTCTGCAATGTGGACGCCGATTTCATAGTTTCCGTTATCAAGTGTTCGGAAGGAAATGGCATCATCAAAATCTTTGGCGTCAAATGGATCGATTGTGAAGGTCAAGATATCTCTAAAGTCTCGACGCTTGCTGATCTCCTCTTGGCTGATCTTATCCGGTATGCTGTTGGCTTCCTCTTCGACTTCTTTCGGGAAGGAAAGTGGGAATCCAAAGTCTGCCAAGATGGCATTCATCTCTGTGTTGTTTTCCCCTTTCTTTCCTAGGATGTCTTTCACTCTGCCGATAGGATTCTTGGCATTTTTTTTCCATTCGATAATGGATACCACGACCTTCTGCCCATTGGTCGCTCCGTTCAGATTGTCCAAAGGGATAAAGATGTCGTGAATCATCTTTCTATCATCCGGCAAGAAAAAGGCATACGAGTCGGAGATGTCTATCGTTCCCGTAAAGTCGGTCTTGGCTCGTTGGACAATCTCAACAACCTCACCCTCCCGTTTTCGTCCTTTACTTCTTTCGTATACATGCACCTTGACGATGTCGTTGTGCAGGGCTTGGCGAAGCTTTCTTGGGGCAATGTAAATGTCGTTCTCAAACTCATCGTTCGGAACAATGTAGGCAGAGCCGTCGGCGGTCATGTCTACCTTTCCTGTGATATAAACATTGAGTTGGCGTAGCTTGAACTTGCCCCGCTGTATCTGCAGGAATTTGCCTGATTTCGATTCGTCGGATAGAATGTCGGCGATGGCGATTTTGGAATCGGTATCGTGGATGTTGAGCTTTGCTGCAACCTGTTTGTAGTTTAGTGGGCTGTTGTTGGATTTTTCAAATATGTCGAGAATAAGTCTTGTTAAGACTTCTTTATAGGGGTTCTCTTTTTTTTGTTTCATACGTCTAAAATTTACTTCACTTCGGTTTGCGCTTCGTGTTTATGTGAGCGGGGAAGAGTAGGGGAGTGTCGTGCTGCTGACGCAGACCAGCTCCTTTAAAATGTATAACTAAGATACGCAAAAAATGTTCTATTGCTAGTGTCATTGTTTGTCACTTATGCTGTGTTTATATCGTTTGTTTTGTTTTTGTTTATTTTAGCATTTTTATGTTACTCATTATTAGCTTTTTATTTTATTTTTTGCTAAATTTTTGTTTTTCGAAAACGTCGTTATTGGCTATGTACGTGCATATTCAATGTCTTGCGTCCATTTTTATGTTTATTGCTAATTGTTTTTACTTTTATTGATTGTTTATTTTAATATTTTTAATCACTGTATTTTAGATTTTTAAATGTTTTTTGCTAAAATTTTTTACATAGTAATTTTTATATTACATTAGCTTTTTTTTAACAAAAAAGCGCAACCTCTATGAGGTTACGCTTTTAAAAATATAAGGTAATAAAATCTCTTTATTTCTCCTGTTGACAGTTATCACAGAGACCTACAGCATTGAGTGCGATAGCATGTAAAGTGAACTTTTCAGGCACTGGAATCTTCGGTAGTGATATTTCTTCCAAGCAAAAAACGCTGTTACAAATTGAACAGATGAAATGCACATGTTGATCATGGTGATGATCGGCAGTGCAATCCGAGCTGCAGATCGCATAAGTCGCTGTGCCGTTTAAATCGAATATTTTGTGGACTATACCTTTCTCTTCGAAGCTGGATAAAATCCGGTAGAGCGTCACACGATCAATTTCTTTACCTACGATCTTTTCGAGATCGGGCTGTGATATTGCTGCATCTTTTTGCGTTATTTCGTTCAAAACACGCATTCTATGTGGGGTCACTTTAAGCGCATTTTGCTTTAAAAGTTTGATAAAATCCCGTTCTTTTTCGTTTGTTACACTTGTCATGATACTTGTAAAAGTACACATTTTTTAGATCAATTTTAAATCTTGTAAAGGTTCGGAACAGTTAAATTTCTACTTGTTAGCGAACCTTATTTATATAGGACAGTAGCAATTATCTATTCTTTTCGTGCGAGTTTTACGAACACGAAGTGTCTGTAAACACAACTGTATTCGTTGATCTATTTGGCAAAACGCTCGTTCTACAGCTAAATTTTTCAATGGACGTTATGCTCGTTTACCGTGGGAATGCTCCTCATTTCTCCCCGTTCGGCGATGTATAATGCATAAATAGAATTGGTGATTTTGGGTAATGGCTGATCGTTTTTCTCTTGTTGAAAAATAGTTGGGTATTCAAGAAGAGCTGTTTACTTTGTAGGTAGGAGGCGAGTTGTAAAGAAAAAAAACTCTCTAAATGTCTATTTTTAGAGAGCTTTTTAAAGCAGAAAAACGAGTTTTCTGTATGCTTATTTTCCTGCCGCTTTGGCATGGTCAGCAAGGAATTGCGCTAGTCCGCTATCCGTTAATGGGTGCTTCAATAAAGAAACGATCGCCGATAGAGGGCCAGTCATTACATCAGCACCGATCTTTGCACAGCCTAAAATATGCGCACTGTGACGTACGGAAGCAGCTAAAATTTGCGTGGTGAAACCGTAGTTATCATAGATCAAACGAATCTCTTCGATTAAAGATAGACCGTCTACGGAGATATCGTCCAAACGACCGATAAATGGTGAAACGTAGGTAGCACCTGCTTTTGCTGCCAATAAAGCTTGACCAGCAGAGAACACCAATGTACAGTTGGTTTTGATTCCTTTTTGGCTAAAGTATTTAATTGCTTTTACGCCGTCTTTGATCATGGGAACTTTAACAACGATCTTAGGGTTAAGGGCAGCGAGGATTTCGCCTTCTTTGATCATGTTTTCGTAGTCGGTGGAGATCACTTCAGCGCTCACATCGCCATCGACAATCTCGCATATTGCTTTATAGTGGTTGATTACATTTTCTTCGCCACTGATGCCTTCTTTTGCCATTAAACTAGGGTTGGTTGTTACACCGTCTAAAACGCCTAGGTCTTGCGCTTCCTTGATTTGTGCTAAGTTCGCAGTATCAATAAAAAATTTCATGTTGAATAGGTGATTTATAATAATTTAAAAAGATTTAAAACATAACGTAAGCATACGCGTTACAAAAGTAGCTATATTATTTTTCAATCTGTTACGTTTGATCAAAACATTTTTTATCCCTAATGGATATATTTAGATCCCTTGCTTACCCTAATTTTCGATTACATGTTATCGGTCAGGCTATCTCCCTATTGGGCACTTGGATGCAACGTGTTGCTATCAGCTGGCTGGTTTACGAAATGACCAATTCTGTCTTTTGGCTAGGTTTTGTGCAGTTCATATCACTGCTACCATCTCTGATCCTTTCGCCTTTTATCGGTTCTTTTGTCGATCGCCACAAGAAATATAAGCTTGTTTTTATCACGCAGATAGGCTTAATGGTACAGGCCGCGGTGCTGACCTTGGTTGTGGGTATGCGTTGGGAAACGGTGTTCTTGTTATCTATACTGGGCTTTGTGCAGGGTATCATCAATGCCTTTGATGTTATGGGTAGGCAATCGTTGATGATATCGCTCGTTGATGAACGTCGTGATCTGCCCAACGCTATCGCCTTAAATTCATCCATTTTTAATGCTGCGAGGATGGTTGGCCCCGCAATAGGGGGGATTCTGTTGACGAAATACGGCGAATTTGTATGCTTTGGTGTTAATTTCGTTAGCTTTGTTCCTGTCATCATTTGCTTGATGTTGATGCGTGTGAAAGAGGATCGTTCGAAATTGACGAAAGAAAGTAATTGGACAGGATTGGTTGAGGGCTTCAGTTACCTTCGTCGATCGCCACATATAGCCTCTTTAATTATTGTTCTCACTTTTTCCAGTTTATTTGTTATCCCATACACGTCGCTATTGCCGGCCGTTGCTAAGGACTTGTTCAAGGGGGACGAGTCTACATTTTCTTGGTTTGAAAGTGCAGCTGGCTTTGGTGCTATGATCGGAGCGATTAGTATGGCGCGATTAAAATCTGGTGAAAACCTGCGCTATCGGGTTTTGTTCGCCGCATTTATGATGGGCATATCGCTCTGTCTGCTTGCTTTTGCTCACTATCTTCCGACAGCCTTATTGTTTACGATGATGGTGTCCATGGCCATGATGATGCAAAATTCATCGATCAATACATATATACAGACGCATGCTGTATCCAGTTACCGTGCGCGAACGATCAGCTATTATGTGATGGCTTTTCAGGGAATTGCGCCAATAGGAGCGCTCTTTGTCGGCGCTACGGCATCTTACTTTGGTATCAAGCATACACTATACATCATGGGTGGGGCAGGCATGCTTATCTCGTTGGGATACTATACCTATATTAGGCTACACATTCACCGACGCCTATTTAAGTTTCCGGGTTCGTAAAGTCAGCATTTGCTTGAAATAATCAATCTTTGCACCATACGGGCGGAGGATATCGCCGCCAATAACACCTATAACAGGCTCTAAATTCATCTGTTCGTAAGCATAATTGATCGAACTCAGGTCCAAAACGGCGGTCAAGAAATGTTTATGCTGCCAATTGTGTATTTTGAACAAAGGGATTTCCAGCGTAAAGCTTTCCATGGAATTGGTGCCCAAGCCCGTGGATAGAATATCGGTATTCTGAAAGCGTTCTTCAGGTATGCCCGAATGCAAAAGGGTGGTTTTGTCCAATACCGTTTTTGATGCGCCGGTGTCCAGCACCATTTTAAAGCGTTGGTCAAAAAGTTCTACATCGACCAAAAGATGGTATCCATCGCCATGAAGGTCGATTATCGTTAGTGGAATTTTTTGCATGGTCTAAACATAAACATTTTTTCTTGACTTGTCATGCTCGATGTACATCAGCTCAACATAATTAAATAAGAAATGGAAACAATATTCCCATTTCTTATGGTTATGTGATAGTCGATTCTAGATAATATGGTTATCGCGCAATACTTGGTTCATTGCGCGCACGGCGTCTGCGCTTTTCGCAAATGCCTCTTTTTCCGAGTCAGATAGTGCTAACGGTACAATACGATCCCAGCCATTTTTATTGATGATCACCGGTACCCCGATATGGATGTCTTCCTGATCAAACTCCCCTTCCAAATAAACGGAAGCGGTGAACAGGCGATTTTGGTCGCGTACGATGCTTTCTACCATGGCTGCTGCAGCAGCGCCTGGTGCATACCAAGCCGAGGTGCCGATCAAGGCCGTCAAGGTAGCACCACCTACCATGGTTTTCTGTACAATATCCGCTTGTTCTTCTTCCGAAAGAAATTCCTTGACGGGGATGCTGTTCCACGTGGCATGCTTGATCAGCGGAATCATCGTCGTATCGCCATGTCCTCCAATAACAATAGCTTGCAGATCATTTGCTGACGCATTTAATTTGTCTGCGATTTGGTATTTGAAACGTGCCGAGTCGAGCGCACCGCCCATCCCGATAATCCTGTTCTTAGGGATTCCGCTTGATTTCAGCGCTAAATAGGTCATGGTATCCATTGGGTTGGATACCACTATTATGATAATATCTGGTGAATATTCCAGTAGATTTTGTACCACGGTTTTTACAATTCCTGCGTTCGTTCCAATCAACTCTTCCCTTGTCATGCCTGGTTTTCTAGGTATCCCAGACGTGATTACCGCTACGGCCGAGCCAGCCGTTTGTAGGTAGTCGTTCGTGGCGCCTTTGATCTTGCTGTCAAAGCCCAATAGTGCTGCTGTTTGCATCATATCCTGCGCTTTTCCTTCGGCCACACCTTCTTTGATATCTAAGAGAACAATCTCTTCGGCAATGTTTTTCCGTACAAGGTTGTCTGCCGTGGTTGCGCCGACGGCACCTGCTCCAATCACTGTAATTTTCATGTTTTCTGGATTTTATGGTAAGAACTGATATCTAGTTAAATATACTAAAAAGTTGCTGTAATCTTCGATACTATAGGAAGATGTTTGTCATTTTTACCAGAAGCTGCTCGCTGGTCTTCCCGAAAGATATCTCCAAATATGGGCATAAAAAACACCTTCCTCGGTTTGCTGAGGAAGGTGTTTGTTCGTTGAATGCTTTCTTAGAAAGGATAGCCGATGGCAAGATTGAATACGAGGTTGTTGCGTCTCCAGTCTCGATCGCGAATATCAATGTATTTAAATACCCAGCGATCACCTGTCTCGCGGTAGGGTACGCGGAATGGTATTGCAAGATCGGTCCGGATGATCAAAAAGTCCAAATCAACACGTAAACCTAAACCACCCCCAACGGCCAGTTCTTTATAGAAATCTTTTGTCAAGGTACCTCCCGGTTTACTTTCATCGGCACGCTGCAGCCAGATGTTTCCGGCATCCACAAAGGCTGCCCAATGGAATATCCCGGATATCTGCGAGCGATATTCGGTATTGAGTTCCAACTTATAATCCCCCGTTTGGTCGGCAAAGAAGTTGTCCTGCCCAACGTTCTCTGGCACGGCCGTACCAGGACCTACAGCCCTCGCTCGATAGGCGCGCAAACCGTTTGGACCACCTGAGAAATACTGTTTCAAGTAAGGCAGCGACAGGGAATTTCCGTAAGAGTAACTGGTTCCTACCATGATGCGCGATGCCAACTGCGAATTAGCAGACAGTTTTAGATAATGCCGAAAATCGACCTCCGCTTTGATAAATTGCGCGTAGGTTGTACCGAATAGTTGTTTGAAATTGCCGTCGCTGGCATTTGCTCCTTGTATCAACCCTAAGACATTTCCTGAGGTATTCATGCCCGCTTTTACGTAATAGGTATTAGTACGGTGGGCTTCCATAGAGTTGGTGAACGTAAAGTTATAGTTGGGACCGAATGAAAACTGTGGATCAACGATGTGACGTAGGGTAGGGACGGTATCCATCTGCGCACGGTAAGCGTCCGTGATGTTCCGCGGCTGCACATAGATAATCTCGAGTGCCGCAAGATCATGCTGCTTCTGTTCCGATTCTTTCCAGTTGTAGCCGTAGTTCAAGGTCAACGAATTTAAGGTGTATGCGTTTCTACGGTTCAAAAATTCGTATCCTATCTTGGAATAGGTTTTCGGGATAAAACGACGCGAAGGTGCCCATTTGTAGGGCGATAACAGCCTAGGCCAAACAACACCTACCTCAGCGCCATAACGAAGGTAACTGGAATTTAAATTAACATTGCCGCCCGTTTGTGTTTCATAACCGCCAAACACGCTTAACGTTAATGTCTCAAAACCTTTAAAGGCGTTACGCAAGGTCCAGTTTACATTTGCCTCTGTACCGTTGTAAACAGCGGCAGTTTTTGCGAGCACCTCAAAGCGGATCGATTTTCGCTGCATGGGAGTGAGGTAGTAGTATACATCCATAGTGTTGGTCGAATCGGGGCTATCCACAAAATTGTTCTTGACAAATTTGAAGGCGTTGAGGTTCACCAAATGGCTGATTGTCATGTTGTGATCGTGCCTGTTGTAGGTGTCTCCTTTATGAAAGAAGATGTGTTTGGCCAATACGGGTTTACGGTATGTGTTCTCCGGATCGATGATGTAGTAGTTATCTCGAAACAGCTGCGAGCTGCGTGGACGTGCCGTGCGAAATCCTTCGGACGTTTGTTCGTAATTAGGGTAAATAAAGATATTACCAATTTTTTGTGGCGATTTTGCCTTTTCTGCAGTCTCCGGTTTTATCGTTACATACATGTCTACCTTGTCGCCACCTTTGGTACTATCTACCTCCACCAAAATATTATCCGGTGAAAAATAATAATAACCTTTATTCTTAAGGTCGTTATCGATGCGGTCGCGTTCGTTCAGTATGACATCCAAGTTGTAGTTGCTGCCCAGTTTTAATAACGAGCTGTCTTTGGTGCTCAAGATATCCCTACCGAGTTGTTTATTGGGATCGACCTCAAAATCCACCTTGGCAATACGGTAGATGTTTCCCGGAAAAGCGTTGTAGTTTACTTCTGCCAGTTTACCATGGATGCTGGTGTCAGAGGTTACATAGGCATTGAAGAAGCCGAGATTTTCTAACCTGTTTCGCAGGAGGTTTTCATTATATTCTCGGTTAACATCGCTCAAGAGTACCGGTTCTTCGCCTTGCTTCTTTAGCCAGCGTTTCACGAATCCGGTGGTGGTATCAGGTCCACCACCCATGTTCCAAAAGCCTAGCTTAAAGCGTACACCCAACAGTTTTTTGTTGGGTTTTGGTGTAAGCAATCCCTGAAGCTGCTCTTCGAAGGCTTGTTTTCGCTCCGCAGGAATGCTGTCCTTATGAATGATTACATTACCCTTGTCGTACAGTTTTTCGTCCTCAGCGAGGTACTTGGTCGAATTACATGCGCCTGCCAGCACCAAGGCAACCAGCCCTAACAGAACGGGATATTGACTAGTCTTCATTCGCATTCCTTTCTTCATCTTCGTTTCGTATGGCATTCTTTGGGGCATCTATCGTTGTTTTCGTACTGTCTTTTCTTGCATTTTTCGTATCTTCTTTTGTCGCTAGACTATCGATATCTTCCTTTCGGATCACGCGTGCTGTTGTGTCGATAGCATCGCTCTTGGTGCTATCTTTTTTGTTTTCGTTTTGCTGTTTTTGTCTTTCTTGCATCCGCTTCCGGAATTCTGGGCTATGCTGCATCAGGCTGTCGCGAATAACAAGACGCACACTATCTCGATACACGGAGTCGGAATCCATTCGTTCGACGTCGAAACGACGACGGAAACCTTTACTGTCGGTATCATAATATTGTTGCAGCGCTTTCGAGTTCATAAAGAGTTCCTTGAAACGATCATAGCTCATGGTAATGATAAAGCCAAGGCCTGTTTCAACAAATTGTCCCTGCAGCGTGGCTTGATATTGATTTTTACGGTACACGCGAGCAAAATAGCGTCCATCTTTTGATAGTTGGTAGTCCAAGGAAACGTCGCCAGCTATGTTGGAAGCTTTTTCTCCAGGTCGGGAGTTGCCCTCAACCTCGAAATTCGAACCTATTGTGATTTTGAGGCGATCGTCGAACAGCATTTTGGATACGCCCACATTAAGATCTGTTCGTGTCTGTGCGTTTCCAGTCAAATAGTCTTCTTCCGATTGGAGGTTGAAGTCCAATTCTACTCCTTTAACCAAATCGGATGCAAGATTGTTGAGCTGTCCCGTCAGGAACGAACTTACCGTGCTGCGCGCTAGACCTTCGGCGCCGCCACCACCAGAGAGACTCTCGAAGGGGTTTGAAGACATAAATCGGCCGAGTGCAATCAAAGAAAACACTTGCTTATTCAGTTCTGCCGGATCGGATCGTATATTGGAAAGCGCTATGTTCACTTTGCTGACCACATCTTGAGAAGCAATGGCATTGTTTTCATCCAAATCAATATCAAAATTGATTTGCGGTTTAAACAATTCTCCCGTCAAAATAAGCTTTACATCAAACGGAATACGTTGCTTGTAAAGATTTTGACTTTCAGAGCCAACTTGCGATTGCACCAACTCTAAGGTAGAGAAGCGGTTTCGATAAACAGCCGTAATATCCAATCGTGCGTCCAATGGGTCACCGTTCCACGTGATCGTACTTCCTTTTTGAAAGGTAAATGGTCGTGAAATAGGGCCAAGGGAGAATGTATAATCTCCTTTTTCAACCGTATACGTACCAGACATGGTAATCTTATCGCTAGCAT
This genomic window contains:
- the rnr gene encoding ribonuclease R, with translation MKQKKENPYKEVLTRLILDIFEKSNNSPLNYKQVAAKLNIHDTDSKIAIADILSDESKSGKFLQIQRGKFKLRQLNVYITGKVDMTADGSAYIVPNDEFENDIYIAPRKLRQALHNDIVKVHVYERSKGRKREGEVVEIVQRAKTDFTGTIDISDSYAFFLPDDRKMIHDIFIPLDNLNGATNGQKVVVSIIEWKKNAKNPIGRVKDILGKKGENNTEMNAILADFGFPLSFPKEVEEEANSIPDKISQEEISKRRDFRDILTFTIDPFDAKDFDDAISFRTLDNGNYEIGVHIADVSHYVIPDSPLDKEAFERGTSVYLVDRVIPMLPERLSNGVCSLRPREEKLCFSAVFEMDEKANVIDQWFGRTVINSDRRFTYEEAQEVIEQKEGDFASEILKLNELAYILRERKFKNGAISFESEEVKFHLDENGKPTGVYTKVRKDAHKLIEDFMLLANRKVAEYIGKQGRGKNKLTFVYRFHDTPNPETLTTFSQFASRFGHKLSIKSDKETAKSLNALMTKIEGSKEQNLLTSLAVRSMAKAIYTTKSTSHYGLAFDYYTHFTSPIRRYPDVMVHRLLQFYLDGGHKINAEHYEKMSEHSSQKEKKAAEAERASIKYKQAEFLQEQVGVEYKGIVSGVTEWGMYVEIEENKCEGMVRLRDITDDFYTLDEKNYAIIGQRKKKKYQLGDEVQIKVKKVDLEKRQIDFTLLS
- the fsa gene encoding fructose-6-phosphate aldolase, which gives rise to MKFFIDTANLAQIKEAQDLGVLDGVTTNPSLMAKEGISGEENVINHYKAICEIVDGDVSAEVISTDYENMIKEGEILAALNPKIVVKVPMIKDGVKAIKYFSQKGIKTNCTLVFSAGQALLAAKAGATYVSPFIGRLDDISVDGLSLIEEIRLIYDNYGFTTQILAASVRHSAHILGCAKIGADVMTGPLSAIVSLLKHPLTDSGLAQFLADHAKAAGK
- a CDS encoding Fur family transcriptional regulator, which translates into the protein MTSVTNEKERDFIKLLKQNALKVTPHRMRVLNEITQKDAAISQPDLEKIVGKEIDRVTLYRILSSFEEKGIVHKIFDLNGTATYAICSSDCTADHHHDQHVHFICSICNSVFCLEEISLPKIPVPEKFTLHAIALNAVGLCDNCQQEK
- the tamL gene encoding translocation and assembly module lipoprotein TamL, translated to MKTSQYPVLLGLVALVLAGACNSTKYLAEDEKLYDKGNVIIHKDSIPAERKQAFEEQLQGLLTPKPNKKLLGVRFKLGFWNMGGGPDTTTGFVKRWLKKQGEEPVLLSDVNREYNENLLRNRLENLGFFNAYVTSDTSIHGKLAEVNYNAFPGNIYRIAKVDFEVDPNKQLGRDILSTKDSSLLKLGSNYNLDVILNERDRIDNDLKNKGYYYFSPDNILVEVDSTKGGDKVDMYVTIKPETAEKAKSPQKIGNIFIYPNYEQTSEGFRTARPRSSQLFRDNYYIIDPENTYRKPVLAKHIFFHKGDTYNRHDHNMTISHLVNLNAFKFVKNNFVDSPDSTNTMDVYYYLTPMQRKSIRFEVLAKTAAVYNGTEANVNWTLRNAFKGFETLTLSVFGGYETQTGGNVNLNSSYLRYGAEVGVVWPRLLSPYKWAPSRRFIPKTYSKIGYEFLNRRNAYTLNSLTLNYGYNWKESEQKQHDLAALEIIYVQPRNITDAYRAQMDTVPTLRHIVDPQFSFGPNYNFTFTNSMEAHRTNTYYVKAGMNTSGNVLGLIQGANASDGNFKQLFGTTYAQFIKAEVDFRHYLKLSANSQLASRIMVGTSYSYGNSLSLPYLKQYFSGGPNGLRAYRARAVGPGTAVPENVGQDNFFADQTGDYKLELNTEYRSQISGIFHWAAFVDAGNIWLQRADESKPGGTLTKDFYKELAVGGGLGLRVDLDFLIIRTDLAIPFRVPYRETGDRWVFKYIDIRDRDWRRNNLVFNLAIGYPF
- the mdh gene encoding malate dehydrogenase; the protein is MKITVIGAGAVGATTADNLVRKNIAEEIVLLDIKEGVAEGKAQDMMQTAALLGFDSKIKGATNDYLQTAGSAVAVITSGIPRKPGMTREELIGTNAGIVKTVVQNLLEYSPDIIIIVVSNPMDTMTYLALKSSGIPKNRIIGMGGALDSARFKYQIADKLNASANDLQAIVIGGHGDTTMIPLIKHATWNSIPVKEFLSEEEQADIVQKTMVGGATLTALIGTSAWYAPGAAAAAMVESIVRDQNRLFTASVYLEGEFDQEDIHIGVPVIINKNGWDRIVPLALSDSEKEAFAKSADAVRAMNQVLRDNHII
- a CDS encoding MFS transporter, encoding MDIFRSLAYPNFRLHVIGQAISLLGTWMQRVAISWLVYEMTNSVFWLGFVQFISLLPSLILSPFIGSFVDRHKKYKLVFITQIGLMVQAAVLTLVVGMRWETVFLLSILGFVQGIINAFDVMGRQSLMISLVDERRDLPNAIALNSSIFNAARMVGPAIGGILLTKYGEFVCFGVNFVSFVPVIICLMLMRVKEDRSKLTKESNWTGLVEGFSYLRRSPHIASLIIVLTFSSLFVIPYTSLLPAVAKDLFKGDESTFSWFESAAGFGAMIGAISMARLKSGENLRYRVLFAAFMMGISLCLLAFAHYLPTALLFTMMVSMAMMMQNSSINTYIQTHAVSSYRARTISYYVMAFQGIAPIGALFVGATASYFGIKHTLYIMGGAGMLISLGYYTYIRLHIHRRLFKFPGS
- a CDS encoding aspartyl protease family protein produces the protein MQKIPLTIIDLHGDGYHLLVDVELFDQRFKMVLDTGASKTVLDKTTLLHSGIPEERFQNTDILSTGLGTNSMESFTLEIPLFKIHNWQHKHFLTAVLDLSSINYAYEQMNLEPVIGVIGGDILRPYGAKIDYFKQMLTLRTRKLK